In the Actinomycetota bacterium genome, one interval contains:
- a CDS encoding LLM class flavin-dependent oxidoreductase — MRIGYAPWGESLQELTDAARAAEDAGFSDVWVSELHRSAFVPAAAIATRTSKVRVGTAIALGFVRSPMTTALTALDLDELTGGRFVLGLGSGVQRLNVDWHNARFGKAAPHLRETIEVIRLVMAGAHRGEPISFEGKWERIALRGYERPFPPVRESVPIYIAAVGDVMTKLAGEVGDGWIGHELGSPSYLSERLVPNLSAGLERGGRARDALDVVASACCVIDDDSRQAKRWAAGLVAFYASVRTYEDFFDFHGFLTEARRIQERFRNGDEQGMVEACPDEMVDALTLSGTPEEVREKLGRYEGLVDAMKLSPPTHFVPPEVTRSSQKAILEVLAP; from the coding sequence GCTTCTCCGATGTCTGGGTGAGCGAGCTCCACCGCAGCGCGTTCGTGCCCGCGGCCGCCATCGCCACCCGGACATCGAAGGTCCGGGTGGGGACCGCGATCGCCCTCGGGTTCGTGCGCAGCCCGATGACGACCGCTCTGACCGCCCTCGACCTCGACGAGCTGACCGGGGGGCGGTTCGTGCTCGGCCTCGGATCCGGGGTGCAGCGGCTGAACGTCGACTGGCACAACGCCCGGTTCGGCAAGGCCGCCCCGCACCTGCGGGAGACGATCGAGGTGATCCGCCTCGTGATGGCGGGTGCGCACCGCGGGGAGCCGATCTCGTTCGAGGGCAAGTGGGAGCGGATCGCGCTGCGCGGCTACGAGCGCCCGTTCCCACCCGTCCGGGAGTCGGTCCCGATCTACATCGCCGCGGTCGGCGACGTGATGACGAAGCTGGCCGGTGAGGTGGGGGACGGATGGATCGGCCACGAGCTGGGCTCCCCGTCCTACCTGTCCGAGCGGCTGGTGCCGAACCTGTCCGCCGGCCTGGAGCGCGGCGGCCGCGCACGCGACGCGCTCGACGTGGTCGCCTCGGCGTGCTGCGTCATAGACGACGACTCCCGGCAGGCCAAGCGGTGGGCGGCCGGCCTGGTCGCCTTCTACGCGAGCGTCCGCACCTACGAGGACTTCTTCGACTTCCACGGTTTCCTGACCGAGGCCCGGCGGATCCAGGAGCGGTTCCGCAACGGCGACGAGCAGGGGATGGTGGAGGCCTGTCCGGACGAGATGGTCGATGCGCTCACCCTGTCCGGCACCCCGGAGGAGGTGAGGGAGAAGCTCGGTCGCTACGAGGGGCTGGTGGACGCGATGAAGCTGTCGCCGCCGACGCACTTCGTGCCCCCCGAGGTGACCCGCAGCTCGCAGAAGGCGATCCTGGAGGTGCTGGCCCCGTGA